The nucleotide sequence GTTGCCACCAATAAAATTAATCTAAGTTTTTGTTATTGACTAAAAATAATATGCATTTATTAACTGACCTCAgtaagtaagaaataaaaaaataagtattttatgagtgctggagagatggctcaacaattaagagcatgtactactcttccagaggacctgagtttgattcccagcatccacattaggtagccaggggatctgacacctccagcctctgtgagcacatccactcatgtgcacatatccacatacacataattaaaaataaaaaattaagcatttagggaaaaataaagtatagcattttattcctttattttctaaCCCTGAAATGGTCTCACTTGTATTTGAAACTTGATCTTCTAAGGCAAATTATTGATATAATGAGAAATCTGACTTCTAAATTGGATACAAAGTATTAGTAATAAGAGATATATTCTCTTTCTTACTCATTAGATACTTTGGATTTCCTAATCTCAAAGAACtttcaggattttaaaaaatatttacggACTGaacagagatagctcagtggttaagagcactggctgctcttccagaggtcctgagttcaattcccagctaccacatggtggctcacaaccacctataattcaaGTTGATCCCCTCCTCTGGCATgcaggaatatatgtatataaccgAAGAGTTTATGTGTATTACAgggtactcatatacataaaatatataaataaatctttaaaaaaatatttacgtgtgtatgtgcatatgtgtgttggggtccacagagcttagaagagggtGTGGATTCCATGGATCTGGAATTATAAGCAGTTGTAGGTTTGGCTGATGTGGGTGTGGGGACTAAACCTGGTCctttaaagagcaacaagtgctcttaatccctgaagTCATCCCTCCAATCTCCTTTGaaaaaaacttttagaaaaaaatcctgctgggcggtggtggtgcacgcctttaatcccagcatttgggaggcagagccaggcagatctcagtgagtttgaggccagcctggtctactgagtgagatccaggaaaggtgcaaagctacacagagaaaccttgtctcggaaaaaccaaaaaaaaaaaaaaaagaaagaaaaaatcctgtttgtgtctctgtgtgtgaatgagtgtgcaCACCACAGTgtgtatgcagaggtcagagaacaacttgcataagcctattttcttctttcactatGTGCGtcttggagatcaaactcaggtgtcaGGCATAGTCACAAATGCTTGCACTCATTGAGCATTCTCACCAGCTAGAGGATTTGTTCCCTACCACAGCTATTGGTGATCTAGGGTTAAAATTGTCTAAGTAGTATAActggagaactttttttttcaatcttaaaACAATGCAAACCCAGCAAAAATATCAACAAAGAAGAAAGCCCCAAACAGTTAAAATACAAGAATATCAGGCACTATTGCTTTTCTTATTAGACTAGAATAGTAGTATTATATTTCCGGTATAAAGTCCATGATTTTATGGATCAAAGAACAAGTAaggcttaacagttaagagcacttgctgctcttgtagggcACTGTAGCTTGCTTCCCAGCGTTCATGGCACCACCCCTATCTCCAGCTCCTGTATTTGACAACCTCTTGTGGCCTCCAGAGGATCAAAGGAAAATACAcatacacgcgcgcgcacgcgcgcgcacacacacacacacacacacacacacacacacacacacacacttctgacaacttcttctggcctcacataccacccccatctctctcaaaagagcaagaaaagaaaaaccctcacCAAACAGTATTTGTACTAGGTTATGACCATGAATCCTCATCAAGGAAAGATGGTACTTGCATTATTActattagttttttgagatagtttccctgcgtagctcttgctgtcctggaactcactctgtagaccaggctggcctcgaactcacagagatccacctgcctctgcctccctaatgctgggattaaaggtgtgtgccacggcACCTGActctattatttattaataatattattattaattttggatTTGGGGAGGTAGTGATGAGAGTAAGATCATTTAATTTACCTGTTGTTGCCACAGAAGTTGGCTGTGCCCCAAACAAATGGGGTGCTGGTCTGTTCCCACAAATCtgccaaaggaaacaaaacagttTGTGATACTACTAGAAAAAACACCAATCCATGTTAGTTGAATTTGTTAGATGGGAAATAACACAGCTAGGTTTTGAGGGGTATAAGTGAAAACTGATTGAGTGCCCTGTCCAAGTAATACAGAAGCAGGAATTTAACATCTGAAGGATAAAACCGTAAGAGCCATAAATAATAGTAATTGTGCCTAGTAACAATCACGCACAGATGGTACAATAGAATTTATGGGGAAAACAGATGTAAAGAAATGCTTCTTCTAATCAAGTGGGATAGGCTGTTCTATGTGTCTGCACAGTGATACAAATGTGCTCATTTTGTGGCCCAATAAAAATAATACGGCATTCCAAACAACATGGTAtgctcataaaaaagaaaatcttccttCTGTCTTAAGCAAATGATCTGAGATTTAaatttgtgaagaaaaaaatgtagaggCATCTCACCTTTATCCCAGTCTTCATCACAAGGAGGGCACTGCCATGTGCTCTCAGCCAGAGTCTCTTGTCCAAGGTTCCTGGTTTGGTTGACTGCAAGACAACAGAGATTTGACATAAAAAGGGCAGAGTGGGAGGACCAGCTAGGTTATTCTGTTTAAGGGATTTAAGGCCTTTAAAGGCTGCGGGGTAGCCTATTGAGTCTTTGTTTCTAAATATGGATAGGATGGAAGCTGACAGGAACAAGAAGCAGAAACAAAGACCATTACCATATTTTCGGCAATAacaggattatttatttattgagacaaagtcttaaaCTAAAAAATGACCTTGACCTTCAGGTTCTCCTGCTCCATTTCTTGAGTTTGGGGATTACAGGTTAGTGCCAACCATGCCTATGATTTTTCTGGCACAGGAGCTGGAACCTACAGAGCTTGACCCACAGAGCTCTATCTCCAGCCTCAAGAACTTTATTTTTAGATGATTTATTATAATAGTAGAAAACAGTCTGACCTATATAAGAATCTAACAACCCACTGCTACAATGACATAACCATCTCAAAGGCGGAAAAATGTTCCTTTGAAATGGTGAAAGCCTAGCATAACTACAAACTGACCGGCTAACCCCCAGTACTGGAACATTTTAGCTAGTCAGACTTACCCACATCCTGCTCAATACAGCTCTTGTCATCACAACTTGAGATGTGATGACTGATTTCAGCCCGGGGAACCTGGTGCCGAGCATTGAAGGGACAAGTAGCCAATTTGTTTGCAACATCAGGATGATTCTGTGTAATCAAAATTAAGGGATCTATCAATTTTTTAGATATCATAAAATCCATGGAAACTAGCTCAGCCTTTTTCTATAAATGGCTCTGTGTAATTCCTCAGCAAGTTTTTATGTCTCAGCTGTGGTGGGTACACTCAGCCAAGGTGGGCAACTCATCACAGAAACCTAAGAGGGAATTAGTTATCACCCACATAGACCATGCAGCTACTATCTCAGTAGCGTCAAAATGCAAACCTTTTGGTTATGACTGTAGGGATTACCCTCCCCTTGGCCCCGTCCCCATACTGGGATTTTAGTGGCTTATAAAGAGCAAAGCAGTCAGTATGAGCCATCTCTTCTCCGTCTGTCAGAGAGCACAGCCTGCAATGCTGGAGCCCTCTGGGTGTCTTTGAAAGCTGACATTCAGGATCAACACTAACAATGAAACACAGCCTGCACTGCAGCAGGACCCTGCTATTGCAATGTGACAGTGCTGGGAAAGAGGGAGCTGCAGAGACAAGCTAATGATTTTTCAGACCAACACAGGGACACTTACTTATAGTATTGATGCCTGAAATGAGGTCCTGAACAACTTaacctcttttgtttgtttttagggaaagagtttctctgtacagccctggctgtcctggaactctgtagaccaggccttgaacccagaaatccatttgcctctgcctcccaagtgctgagataaaaggcacATGTCACCACTACTTGGTGAACAATTTAACCTTTATTTCATCTATTTCACTTAGGAAAAACCCAAATGATAAGCACTTTGTGGGCTAGTACCTTGTTTTAACGCCCCCCAATGATTTATTATCACCTAAATGTCATGACAAATGTACCAGCAattaagaaatttaagaaaatgagggcctgaagagatgtctcagtggatcATTAAGAGTGCTGCTATCcttccagaggctctgagttTTTTTCTGGTACCCAAAGTGGAGGCCTTTTTTTGTAACTACAGCTCCCAGGAATTTAACAGTCTCtactggtctctgtgggtactctctcacacacacacatattaaaaaaaaaaaaaaaaaagaggggcaataagatgtctcagtgggtcaaggagcttgccaccaagtctgacaacctgagtttgatatccAGGAcctatatggtggaaggagagggctGATTCTCACAGGTTGTTTTCTTTCACaagcacactgtggcacacacatacttataaacatatacatgctaaaatgttttattattattttaaagagaaagaacataaagttggatggatagggaggtagggaggatctgagaTGAATCAGGGGAAGggaaacacaatcaaaatatattgtatgaaaaacttttgtcaataaaaagttttaaagatgtatcacaaacaaaactcaaaatgtAAAACTAGTGAGAAGGAggctggaaaaaaatgaaagactaaGAAATTTGCATGGTCTGTagagatggcttactggttaaGATTGCTGCTTACTGAGCAATCATGAGAGGCTTGGTTTGGATTCCAGCACTGCTGGTGGCTatatcagaggagcagcaggtggcaattaaAATTCAAGGTCAAGTTCAGGAGGTCAAGGATCAAGTTCAGGGGGCAACCCCTGACAGGTGAATCTCGGATAGGCATGGCCTCAAGACCACAGACcctggaatgtcttttgcttctgctgtgcctttacatgtttgcttctgctatctttctctggtatctggcatggtgtgaatgggtatggggagatccccactgtttgtaatgtagtgtgtttatttcCTGGAAACACCCCGTTCCattgggcatttttacctgtgatTATGAAGATGATTACTCCCTAAACTGTACTGTCTAGCTGATAatattagtttaaatagagttttgataaaaaataaaacaaggaagtgtcacactgctacaacacatgagtttctactgAGAAgctgtatagactgtggcttaggttaatgattaagaaaaacaattgagtcctaggagcccagctagtttaaatttttttaacattaatgTTAGAAGATGTGTTCATAGGTTTTGGAgtcatcatagctgaaacaaagctttgaaaataacttaaagttagactaagatgtttttgtcaaatagctttgagatgaaaaacccaagaagataatctaaagttttagaaaggcacatagttgagtgaggaactctttaaggtcagggaacaagaacaaagcagcccaattatcaatcattagctgatgtgcctttcttgctaggattggttggtaatcaaaggtgatgattaatttcttACACCAATTTCTGCCCTCattctcctgatataaaaaaactattgatgagtgggtatgcactctaaagatttaaagtagagctagCTGACTgattttcatgtataaaagtttaggtttataATTTCTTTAAGATTCTTTATAAGATTATACCTTTCAagataataaagtaattggccctttctttgtaactgcaaaacacAGCCTGCCAATGAAACACCTGGCTAagaagaataccttgcttgcctacacagttaatctataacaagttgcttgggtatgaatgtacgtgggttcttgggataagttacttttcacctgtaatatgtaaaatgtttaatgatgtaaaggatatggaaaacatgctgttttttttttttacttgtattcattatagtcattcacttgaaaaacagaatgtaaccacattgtaatttttatattgcttgaaagattttgctggggtatataagctgtaaggaaaagaataaagacagAGTTAAATTgagttaaaaggaaaacatcaagaataagaGTTAAAAtgggttagaaggaaaacatcaagaatgagttagaaggaaaacatcaagaatggaGAATCAGGAGGAGAACATCAAGAGAGttagaagaaggaggaaaacatctagagagacagaagggacatttctgaatacagataagaaaagagaatatagaacacacagaataaagaatacagaagaataaagaaggaaaccaagaGAATATGAGTGTCTTTCCTCCTAACCTCCTCAGGTAAAAAAAGTCTTAGTACATGCTGACTCtggattccctttgagccctgtgctgctgggggCTGGCCCCCCAGCAGCAAAACAGCACCCAGtaataaactgggcatggtcTTGCATGCCTGTAAAGCAGCCAGTGCTGGTAGGCA is from Peromyscus maniculatus bairdii isolate BWxNUB_F1_BW_parent chromosome 20, HU_Pman_BW_mat_3.1, whole genome shotgun sequence and encodes:
- the Gtsf1 gene encoding gametocyte-specific factor 1 isoform X2 — protein: MEDTYIDSLDPEKLLQCPYDKNHQIRACRFPYHLIKCRKNHPDVANKLATCPFNARHQVPRAEISHHISSCDDKSCIEQDVVNQTRNLGQETLAESTWQCPPCDEDWDKDLWEQTSTPFVWGTANFCGNNSPANNIVMEHKSNLASGMRVPKSLPYVLPWKNNGNAQ